The following are encoded in a window of Narcine bancroftii isolate sNarBan1 chromosome 2, sNarBan1.hap1, whole genome shotgun sequence genomic DNA:
- the klhl21 gene encoding kelch-like protein 21 gives MDRPSMLTQASVLPFFDPSHALNMLQGINELRVERKFFDMTLRVDGQDFPCHRTVLAAASHYFKAMFAGRLKESYAECVELHGVKADILGLLLDFSYTGQVTVTQGNVEPLARAADLFQFHSVKEACCAYLERQLDVTNCLEIQEFAEAYSCRSLAESAKSYILRHIIELSEEKEFVALPQRRMLEYLSDDRLHVDKEEVAYQLALRWVKADPKRRLRFWPELFEHVRLPFIRRFYLLAYVESDPLVYYSPFCLKLIHQARAFQSSEYDRHDYPCERMRARPSTGLAEILVVVGGCDKDCDELVTVDCFNPQTGQWRYLAEFPDHLAGGYSITALGNDIYVTGGSDGTSLYDCVWRYNSSVNEWTEVSPMLQAREYHSSVVLKGHIYILAHNSLERYDHSADSWEALQPMPFPMDNCSSTACRGKLYTIGTLAGKESMAIQCYDPETDLWSMVMCSSLPSWSFVPKTVTLNGLIYFVQDDSPEIDVYNPTKNEWGKIPPMNQVHVGGSVAALGEKMVVSGGYDNTFELSDVIEAFDFQTGSWSIVGHLPQPTFWHGSVSIFRQFMPTARNTFEGSTNVNHNNEINNLNLARYRRQLHNENLRHLH, from the exons ATGGACAGGCCGAGCATGTTAACCCAGGCCTCGGTGTTGCCTTTCTTTGACCCGAGTCATGCCCTCAATATGCTTCAAGGCATCAACGAGCTGCGAGTGGAGCGCAAGTTTTTCGACATGACCCTTCGGGTGGATGGCCAGGATTTTCCATGTCACCGCACCGTGTTGGCAGCAGCCAGCCACTACTTCAAGGCCATGTTTGCGGGCCGGCTAAAGGAGAGCTACGCTGAGTGTGTTGAGCTGCACGGGGTGAAGGCCGATATCCTGGGCCTGCTGCTTGATTTCTCCTACACTGGCCAGGTGACTGTCACCCAGGGTAACGTGGAGCCCCTGGCTCGAGCTGCCGACCTCTTCCAGTTCCACTCAGTGAAGGAAGCATGCTGTGCCTACTTGGAGCGGCAGCTGGATGTGACTAACTGCCTGGAGATCCAGGAGTTCGCCGAGGCCTACTCATGCAGGAGCCTGGCAGAGAGCGCCAAAAGCTACATCCTGCGCCACATAATTGAGCTGTCTGAGGAGAAGGAGTTTGTGGCGTTGCCCCAGCGCAGGATGCTGGAGTACCTGTCCGACGACCGGCTGCATGTCGACAAAGAGGAGGTTGCCTACCAGCTGGCCCTGCGCTGGGTCAAAGCTGATCCTAAACGCCGGCTGCGCTTCTGGCCCGAGCTCTTTGAGCATGTGCGCTTGCCCTTCATCCGCCGCTTCTACCTGCTGGCCTATGTGGAGAGCGACCCGCTTGTCTACTACTCCCCTTtctgcctcaagctcatccaccAGGCCCGCGCCTTCCAATCCTCGGAGTATGATCGGCACGACTACCCATGTGAGAGGATGAGGGCTCGCCCTTCTACCGGCCTGGCGGAGATCCTGGTGGTGGTGGGCGGCTGCGACAAGGACTGTGACGAGCTTGTAACAGTGGATTGCTTCAACCCACAAACTGGCCAGTGGAGATACCTTGCAGAGTTCCCAGATCACCTGGCTGGTGGCTACAGCATTACTGCCTTAGGCAACGACATCTATGTAACTG GTGGTTCTGATGGGACATCTTTGTACGACTGTGTGTGGCGATACAATTCCAGTGTGAATGAGTGGACTGAGGTTTCGCCCATGTTGCAGGCCCGTGAGTACCACAGTTCCGTGGTGCTCAAGGGGCACATTTACATCCTGGCTCACAACAGCTTGGAACGTTACGATCACTCTGCTGACAGCTGGGAGGCCCTGCAGCCAATGCCGTTTCCCATGGACAACTGTTCGAGCACGGCCTGTCGGGGCAAGTTGTACACCATCGGAACCCTTGCTGGCAAGGAATCAATGGCAATTCAGTGCTACGATCCTGAGACTGATTTGTGGAGTATGGTGATGTGTAGCTCATTGCCTTCATGGTCGTTTGTGCCAAAGACAGTGACTCTCAATGGATTAATATACTTTGTCCA GGATGATTCTCCAGAGATTGACGTGTATAACCCAACAAAGAATGAATGGGGCAAGATACCACCCATGAATCAG gtccACGTTGGGGGAAGTGTGGCTGCTCTGGGGGAAAAGATGGTCGTCTCTGGGGGTTACGATAACACCTTTGAATTATCTGATGTAATTGAGGCCTTCGACTTTCAGACTGGCTCCTGGAGCATTGTGGGCCATCTTCCCCAACCTACCTTCTGGCATGGGTCTGTCAGCATCTTCCGGCAGTTCATGCCCACTGCCCGGAACACCTTTGAAGGATCCACCAATGTCAACCATAACAATGAAATAAACAATCTAAACCTAGCCCGGTATCGAAGGCAGCTTCACAATGAAAACCTCCGCCATTTGCACTGA